The Streptomonospora litoralis genome window below encodes:
- a CDS encoding L,D-transpeptidase, protein MQGRAIPSVVRGAGVGVAGLVLVLASACTGQDSGGSGPQNAGGESPDPVDVRISPQDGAAEVEPNLPVTVESGEGPITDVSVEQSRGASGAGAATAEPTPSASAQSEVGAVTGTLSEDETTWVSDWNLIPGSDVTVTATVETGDGESAEVVSEFSTLPPVEGKRLELQSNFPVSGQTVGVGMPVIVNFDLPVQNKTQVENSMEVTSEQPAEGAWNWFGDKTAVFRPEEYWQPNQHITVDLRLAGVEASEGVYGIENHQLNFDVGRAQISTIDSDTKRMTVERDGAQIKDFPTSIGKADIRKYTTTSGTHLTMEKYEELVMDSSTVGVPVDSPEGYKLDVEYAVRFSNSGEFTHAAPWNDRLGESNESHGCPNLATADAKWFYENSYMGDPLVVTGTDRQLEVDNGWGYWQRSWDEWLANSPTGEPDTTDGEGTPGSVHGTEGS, encoded by the coding sequence GTGCAGGGCAGAGCAATCCCATCCGTGGTCCGCGGTGCGGGAGTCGGTGTCGCCGGGCTGGTCCTCGTCCTGGCCTCCGCCTGCACCGGCCAGGACAGCGGGGGTTCGGGCCCGCAGAACGCCGGCGGCGAGAGCCCCGATCCCGTCGATGTGCGCATCTCGCCGCAGGACGGCGCGGCCGAGGTCGAGCCGAACCTGCCGGTGACTGTCGAGTCCGGCGAGGGCCCCATCACCGACGTCTCCGTCGAGCAGAGCCGCGGCGCCTCGGGAGCGGGCGCAGCGACCGCCGAGCCGACCCCGTCGGCGAGCGCGCAGTCCGAGGTCGGCGCCGTGACCGGCACACTCAGCGAGGACGAGACCACCTGGGTCAGCGACTGGAACCTCATCCCCGGATCCGACGTCACCGTCACCGCCACCGTCGAAACCGGCGACGGCGAGTCGGCCGAGGTCGTATCCGAGTTCAGCACCCTGCCGCCCGTCGAGGGCAAGCGCCTGGAACTGCAGTCGAACTTCCCCGTCAGCGGGCAGACCGTGGGCGTGGGCATGCCGGTGATCGTCAACTTCGACCTGCCCGTGCAGAACAAGACGCAGGTCGAGAACTCCATGGAGGTCACCTCCGAACAGCCCGCCGAAGGCGCCTGGAACTGGTTCGGCGACAAGACGGCGGTGTTCCGTCCCGAGGAGTACTGGCAGCCGAACCAGCACATCACCGTCGACCTGCGCCTCGCCGGTGTGGAGGCCTCCGAGGGCGTCTACGGCATCGAGAACCACCAGCTCAACTTCGACGTCGGCCGCGCCCAGATCAGCACCATCGACAGCGACACCAAGCGCATGACCGTCGAACGCGACGGAGCGCAGATCAAGGACTTCCCCACCAGCATCGGCAAGGCCGACATCAGGAAGTACACCACCACCAGCGGCACCCACCTCACCATGGAGAAGTACGAGGAGCTGGTCATGGACTCCTCCACCGTGGGTGTCCCGGTCGACAGCCCCGAGGGGTACAAGCTCGACGTCGAGTACGCCGTCCGCTTCTCCAACAGCGGCGAGTTCACCCACGCCGCACCGTGGAACGACCGGCTCGGCGAGTCCAACGAGAGCCACGGCTGCCCCAACCTGGCCACCGCCGACGCCAAGTGGTTCTACGAGAACTCCTACATGGGCGACCCGCTGGTCGTCACCGGGACCGACCGGCAACTCGAAGTCGACAACGGCTGGGGCTACTGGCAGCGCTCCTGGGACGAGTGGCTGGCCAACAGCCCCACCGGCGAGCCCGACACCACCGACGGCGAGGGGACCCCGGGCAGCGTCCACGGCACCGAGGGCAGCTGA
- the qcrB gene encoding cytochrome bc1 complex cytochrome b subunit — protein sequence MSRTTQAPKALRNAGNYIDDRFHLAKTGEKQLRKVFPNHWSFMLGEIALYSFIILLITGVFLTLWFKPSMAEIVYDGSYERLQGVPMSEAYASTLHIDFDVRGGFLVRQIHHWAALIFVAAMLVHMLRVFFTGAFRKPREINWLIGIAIFGLAMLEGLFGYSLPDDLPSGMGVRILQGVMMALPIIGPYISMFLFGGAFPGEEIIPRLYMLHILLIPGILLALIGAHILILWHQKHTQYPGKGRSEKQVVGTPMMPAFAVKAGGFFFFVFAVTAGLSAFVQINPIHLFGPFTPTSITSGLQPDWYMGFMEGSLRIFPNWFDIDVAGYSIPTAVLVPGLVIPGLIFGAMALWPFVEAWISGDKRHHNVADRPRNAPVRTGMGVAGITFYGLLWLAGSNDILSETFSISLYATTWFFRITVIIGPIIGFIVTKRVCLGLQRRDREQLEHGYESGTIQQLPSGEFIEVHKESTDETVHVLESKEPVSRVDVQALDENGVEAPSSRGIMGRLRARLADWYTRDNVSFEGVEPHTGHHLHHELHEQEEYISDEAKSREEAGLA from the coding sequence ATGAGTCGCACAACACAGGCGCCCAAGGCGCTGCGCAACGCCGGCAACTACATCGACGACCGGTTCCACCTCGCCAAGACCGGTGAGAAGCAGCTGCGCAAGGTCTTCCCGAACCACTGGTCGTTCATGCTGGGCGAGATCGCCCTGTATTCGTTCATCATCCTGCTCATCACGGGCGTCTTTCTGACCCTGTGGTTCAAGCCGAGCATGGCCGAGATCGTCTACGACGGCTCCTACGAGCGGCTGCAGGGTGTGCCGATGAGCGAGGCCTACGCCTCGACGCTGCACATCGATTTCGATGTGCGCGGCGGCTTCCTGGTCCGCCAGATCCACCACTGGGCCGCGCTGATCTTCGTCGCCGCGATGCTGGTGCACATGCTGCGGGTGTTCTTCACCGGCGCGTTCCGCAAGCCGCGTGAGATCAACTGGCTGATCGGCATCGCGATCTTCGGCCTGGCCATGCTCGAAGGCCTGTTCGGGTACTCGCTGCCCGACGACCTGCCCTCGGGCATGGGCGTGCGCATCCTGCAGGGCGTGATGATGGCGCTGCCGATCATCGGCCCCTACATCTCGATGTTCCTCTTCGGCGGCGCGTTCCCGGGCGAGGAGATCATCCCGCGGCTGTACATGCTGCACATCCTGCTGATCCCGGGCATCCTGCTCGCGCTGATCGGTGCGCACATCCTGATCCTGTGGCACCAGAAGCACACCCAGTACCCCGGCAAGGGGCGCTCGGAGAAGCAGGTCGTGGGCACGCCGATGATGCCGGCGTTCGCGGTCAAGGCGGGCGGGTTCTTCTTCTTCGTCTTCGCCGTCACCGCCGGACTCAGCGCGTTCGTGCAGATCAACCCGATCCACCTGTTCGGTCCGTTCACCCCCACCTCCATCACCTCCGGGCTGCAGCCCGACTGGTACATGGGCTTCATGGAGGGGTCGCTGCGGATCTTCCCGAACTGGTTCGACATCGACGTGGCGGGCTACTCGATCCCCACCGCCGTGCTGGTGCCCGGCCTGGTGATCCCCGGGCTCATCTTCGGCGCGATGGCGCTGTGGCCGTTCGTGGAGGCGTGGATCAGCGGCGACAAGCGGCACCACAACGTGGCCGACCGCCCGCGCAACGCCCCGGTGCGCACCGGGATGGGCGTCGCCGGCATCACCTTCTACGGCCTGCTGTGGCTGGCGGGGTCCAACGACATCCTGTCGGAGACCTTCTCCATCAGCCTCTACGCCACCACCTGGTTCTTCCGGATCACGGTGATCATCGGGCCGATCATCGGCTTCATCGTCACGAAGCGGGTCTGCCTGGGTCTGCAGCGGCGGGACCGGGAGCAGCTGGAGCACGGCTACGAGAGCGGTACCATCCAGCAGCTGCCCAGCGGCGAGTTCATCGAGGTGCACAAGGAGTCCACGGACGAGACCGTGCACGTGCTGGAGAGCAAGGAGCCGGTCTCCCGCGTCGACGTGCAGGCCCTCGACGAGAACGGCGTCGAGGCGCCGTCCTCGCGCGGGATCATGGGTCGGCTGCGCGCGCGGCTGGCCGACTGGTACACGCGCGACAACGTCTCCTTCGAGGGCGTGGAGCCGCACACCGGCCACCACCTGCACCACGAACTGCACGAGCAGGAGGAGTACATCTCCGACGAGGCCAAGTCCCGGGAGGAGGCCGGCCTGGCCTGA
- the qcrA gene encoding cytochrome bc1 complex Rieske iron-sulfur subunit gives MTDENRNHDTEPGAGGPERVIGTPRGEDRVVTGAAPEHEDHEGPYSAAETHGRPEEIQRKGERTAAMWFTIAFVGGVGFLVSYFLFPPNAEGEPAIANPLVGQWANMLMGGTLTLALFGIGAGMTVWARRVMPHYEVASPYDELPSPPEQKSSFSDFLMRSADESGFTKRPLMRRTLLLAMAPLGVAPIVLLRDTGPLPRESLRHTLWEPGMHMVVEGAERTGDNKWIHQDDLRDGSMISALPYVEPTAAHPHGLSLNDQAQTVILLIRIPEEDYSEELTREQRNWLHNGIVAYSKICTHVGCPAALYESGTHRILCPCHQSTFDAANGAKITFGPANRPLPQLPITVDEEGYLVADGDFSEPVGPTFWDAQRGN, from the coding sequence ATGACTGACGAAAACCGCAACCACGACACCGAACCGGGCGCGGGGGGACCCGAGCGGGTCATCGGGACCCCCCGGGGGGAGGACCGCGTCGTCACCGGCGCGGCCCCGGAGCACGAGGACCACGAGGGCCCCTACTCCGCCGCCGAGACCCACGGCCGCCCGGAGGAGATCCAGCGCAAGGGCGAGCGCACCGCCGCGATGTGGTTCACGATCGCCTTCGTGGGCGGGGTGGGCTTCCTGGTCTCCTACTTCCTGTTCCCGCCCAACGCCGAGGGCGAGCCTGCGATCGCGAATCCGCTGGTGGGCCAGTGGGCGAACATGCTGATGGGCGGCACGCTCACGCTGGCGCTGTTCGGCATCGGAGCGGGTATGACGGTGTGGGCGCGGCGCGTCATGCCGCACTACGAGGTGGCCAGCCCCTACGACGAACTGCCGTCGCCGCCGGAGCAGAAGAGCTCGTTCAGCGACTTCCTGATGCGCAGCGCCGACGAGAGCGGCTTCACCAAGCGGCCGCTGATGCGCCGCACGCTCCTGCTGGCCATGGCCCCGCTGGGGGTGGCGCCGATCGTGCTGCTGCGCGACACCGGCCCGCTCCCCCGCGAGAGCCTGCGCCACACGCTGTGGGAGCCGGGCATGCACATGGTCGTCGAGGGCGCCGAGCGCACCGGCGACAACAAGTGGATCCACCAGGACGACCTGCGCGACGGCAGCATGATCAGCGCGCTGCCCTACGTGGAGCCCACCGCGGCGCACCCGCACGGGCTGAGCCTCAACGACCAGGCCCAGACGGTCATCCTGCTGATCCGGATACCGGAGGAAGACTACAGCGAGGAGCTGACCCGGGAGCAGCGCAACTGGCTGCATAACGGGATCGTCGCCTACAGCAAGATCTGCACCCACGTGGGATGCCCCGCCGCGCTGTACGAGAGCGGCACGCACCGCATCCTGTGCCCGTGCCACCAGTCGACCTTCGACGCCGCCAACGGCGCCAAGATCACTTTCGGGCCGGCCAACCGGCCGCTGCCCCAGCTGCCCATTACAGTGGACGAAGAAGGGTACCTGGTGGCGGACGGCGACTTCTCCGAGCCGGTCGGGCCGACCTTCTGGGACGCGCAGAGGGGGAACTAG
- the qcrC gene encoding cytochrome bc1 complex diheme cytochrome c subunit — translation MKWITARRRHPLAGYAVVMLALTLFGVGYAVIAPSAERAEAQTLAAEAAAGEQPTAEDVAQGREIWTKSCASCHGPDGTGGEGYTGPDITGEGGAAVDFQVSTGRMPSTNPDAQMPRKPPVYDQEAIDDLVAYYEAQIGEAGAPEVPSADIPGSAPVRNNFADEAAYEQALEEWESKYEQYLEGAQSTDAGMQLYLANCAHCHSWSGEGGALTGGRWAPEIGDASPRQIYEAMITGPGAMPVFNDTTVTPDEKQELIAYVKDLQAEPNAGGIFDLNRIGQVAEGFIAWTVGLSLIVACAIWITAKQRAHD, via the coding sequence GTGAAATGGATTACCGCGCGGCGACGGCATCCCCTAGCGGGGTATGCCGTCGTCATGCTCGCGCTCACGCTCTTCGGCGTGGGCTACGCCGTCATCGCGCCCAGCGCGGAGCGGGCCGAGGCCCAGACTCTGGCGGCTGAGGCCGCCGCAGGCGAGCAGCCGACCGCCGAGGACGTGGCCCAGGGCCGCGAGATCTGGACCAAGAGCTGCGCGAGCTGCCACGGCCCGGACGGCACGGGGGGCGAGGGCTACACCGGCCCCGACATCACCGGCGAGGGCGGCGCCGCCGTCGACTTCCAGGTCAGCACTGGCCGCATGCCGTCGACGAACCCCGACGCGCAGATGCCCCGCAAGCCTCCGGTGTACGACCAGGAGGCGATCGACGACCTCGTGGCCTACTACGAGGCGCAGATCGGCGAAGCGGGCGCACCCGAGGTGCCTTCCGCCGACATCCCCGGCAGCGCCCCCGTGCGCAACAACTTCGCCGACGAGGCCGCCTACGAGCAGGCCCTGGAGGAGTGGGAGTCCAAGTACGAGCAGTACCTTGAGGGCGCTCAAAGCACCGATGCGGGTATGCAGCTCTACCTCGCCAACTGCGCGCACTGCCACAGCTGGTCGGGCGAGGGCGGTGCGCTGACAGGCGGCCGCTGGGCGCCCGAGATCGGCGACGCCAGCCCGCGCCAGATCTACGAGGCCATGATCACCGGCCCCGGTGCGATGCCCGTGTTCAACGACACGACCGTCACCCCGGACGAAAAGCAGGAGCTGATCGCCTACGTCAAGGACCTCCAGGCCGAGCCGAACGCCGGCGGCATCTTCGACCTGAACAGGATCGGCCAGGTCGCCGAGGGCTTCATCGCCTGGACGGTCGGCCTCAGCCTGATCGTGGCCTGTGCGATCTGGATCACCGCGAAGCAGCGAGCCCATGACTGA
- the ctaE gene encoding aa3-type cytochrome oxidase subunit III — protein MATATANQPTGPTPLHGAAKRPDLVSVGTIVWLANELMFFAALFAMYYTIRSVTKGNPDLGEWPAAHLNVPYALVITIILVASSFTAQAGVWAAERGDVRKLRMWFYITFLMGLVFVLGQAYEYYELIHVEGLTLQSSAYGSMFYLTTGFHGLHVIGGLIAFLIMLGRTYAAKRFTHQQATSAIVVSYYWHFVDVVWIALFATIYFLQ, from the coding sequence GTGGCGACAGCAACCGCGAATCAACCGACAGGACCGACACCGTTGCACGGTGCGGCAAAGCGACCTGACCTGGTGAGCGTTGGCACCATCGTTTGGCTTGCCAACGAGCTCATGTTCTTCGCTGCGCTGTTCGCGATGTACTACACCATCCGATCGGTGACGAAAGGCAACCCCGACCTGGGCGAGTGGCCCGCCGCTCACCTGAACGTGCCGTACGCCTTGGTGATCACCATCATCCTGGTGGCCTCCAGCTTCACCGCTCAGGCCGGCGTCTGGGCCGCCGAGCGCGGTGACGTCCGGAAGCTCCGTATGTGGTTCTACATCACGTTCCTCATGGGCCTGGTCTTCGTACTCGGCCAGGCCTACGAGTACTACGAGCTCATCCACGTCGAGGGCCTGACCCTGCAGTCCAGCGCCTACGGCTCGATGTTCTACCTCACCACGGGTTTCCACGGTCTCCACGTCATCGGTGGGCTGATCGCGTTCCTGATCATGCTGGGACGCACGTACGCCGCGAAGCGCTTCACTCACCAGCAGGCGACCAGCGCCATCGTCGTGTCCTACTACTGGCACTTCGTCGACGTGGTCTGGATCGCTTTGTTCGCAACCATCTACTTCCTTCAGTGA
- the trpD gene encoding anthranilate phosphoribosyltransferase, with amino-acid sequence MSTTERTWSELITALLEGRPLSADDTAWAMDEIMSGSATDVQIAGFAVALRAKGAEVAEVTGLAEGMFAHAVQISVPGRTVDIVGTGGDRAHTVNISTMAAIVAAAAGAKVVKHGNRAASSSCGTADVLERLGVVIDLAPEQTARVAEEAGITFCFAPLFHPSLRHASKTRKELGVPTVFNFLGPLTNPARPTSGAVGVFDEGMCETIAGVFARRGASAMVFRGDDGLDELTTTTTSRVWSVHEGRVVHERVDPAELGIERADPGALRGGDVEYNARVVRELVSGGPGASAAVRGAVLLNAAAAVATTLPGFGTAGAAEVLGTALETARDALDSGAAARVLDNWVEISQSYAKQG; translated from the coding sequence GTGAGCACCACCGAACGCACCTGGTCCGAGCTGATCACCGCGCTGCTTGAGGGCCGGCCGCTCTCCGCCGACGACACCGCCTGGGCCATGGACGAGATCATGTCCGGCTCCGCCACCGACGTGCAGATCGCGGGTTTCGCGGTGGCGCTGCGCGCCAAGGGCGCCGAGGTCGCCGAGGTCACCGGGCTGGCGGAGGGCATGTTCGCCCACGCCGTGCAGATCTCGGTCCCCGGCCGGACGGTCGACATCGTCGGTACCGGCGGCGACCGCGCCCACACCGTGAACATCTCGACCATGGCGGCCATCGTGGCCGCGGCGGCGGGGGCGAAGGTCGTCAAGCACGGCAACCGCGCCGCGTCGTCCTCCTGCGGCACGGCCGACGTGCTGGAGCGGCTGGGCGTGGTCATCGACCTCGCGCCCGAGCAGACGGCGCGGGTCGCCGAAGAGGCCGGCATCACCTTCTGCTTCGCTCCGCTTTTCCACCCCTCGCTGCGCCACGCGTCCAAGACGCGCAAGGAGCTGGGCGTGCCCACCGTCTTCAACTTCCTGGGCCCGCTGACCAACCCGGCGCGCCCGACCTCCGGCGCCGTCGGCGTCTTCGACGAGGGCATGTGCGAGACGATCGCCGGCGTCTTCGCGCGGCGCGGCGCCTCGGCGATGGTCTTCCGCGGCGACGACGGGCTGGACGAGCTGACCACGACGACCACCTCGCGGGTCTGGTCGGTGCACGAGGGCCGGGTGGTCCACGAGCGCGTCGACCCCGCTGAACTCGGGATCGAGCGCGCCGATCCGGGCGCGCTGCGCGGCGGCGACGTCGAGTACAACGCCCGCGTCGTGCGCGAGCTGGTCTCCGGCGGTCCCGGCGCGAGCGCGGCCGTGCGCGGCGCCGTGCTGCTCAACGCGGCGGCGGCGGTGGCCACCACACTGCCCGGGTTCGGTACGGCGGGGGCCGCCGAGGTCCTGGGCACGGCCCTGGAGACCGCCCGCGACGCCCTGGACAGCGGCGCCGCCGCCCGGGTGCTGGACAACTGGGTGGAGATCAGCCAGTCCTACGCCAAACAGGGCTGA
- a CDS encoding helix-turn-helix domain-containing protein, with translation MGNRVKESGARWGAECRRLRDLAGKTQQELADALHVSAVTVSSWETGRRMPNQDIVEQLDAVLSTGGALTRLRNELVNRRDVPEWFRDEILMERRAHEIRHYQPLVVPGLLQTEDYARALIAARLGRSNSERVRNLVKTRTERLGRLAQTEPLLWFVIRQAVFEQPVGIPAVMQHQLDEIARQAEEERIRVQVLPSERGAVGLCDAFRVMTLNETQTVAFVEHTVGSTLFDAPERVNELSRLFGFISAEAVSPAESIILIRRINKERYGHVD, from the coding sequence ATGGGGAACCGAGTGAAGGAATCCGGGGCGCGCTGGGGGGCCGAGTGCCGACGACTGCGTGATCTAGCTGGGAAAACGCAGCAAGAGCTAGCCGATGCGCTACACGTGTCCGCAGTCACCGTCAGCTCTTGGGAGACGGGGCGCAGAATGCCCAATCAGGACATTGTGGAACAACTGGATGCTGTCTTATCTACAGGCGGAGCGCTGACGCGGCTCCGTAACGAACTGGTCAACCGCAGAGATGTTCCCGAATGGTTCCGCGACGAGATCCTGATGGAGCGCCGAGCCCATGAGATCAGGCACTACCAACCGCTCGTCGTTCCCGGGCTCTTGCAGACAGAGGACTACGCCAGAGCGCTGATAGCCGCCCGTCTGGGCCGATCCAACTCCGAGCGCGTGCGGAACCTGGTCAAGACACGCACCGAGAGACTCGGGCGGCTCGCTCAAACAGAACCGCTTCTATGGTTCGTGATCCGCCAAGCGGTGTTCGAGCAGCCTGTGGGCATCCCCGCGGTGATGCAGCACCAACTCGACGAGATCGCGCGTCAGGCCGAAGAAGAGCGCATCCGTGTTCAGGTGCTACCTAGCGAACGCGGAGCGGTCGGACTGTGTGACGCCTTCCGCGTGATGACGCTTAACGAGACGCAAACCGTCGCATTCGTGGAGCACACCGTTGGCAGTACCCTGTTCGACGCACCCGAGCGCGTGAACGAACTGTCGCGACTGTTCGGTTTCATCTCGGCCGAGGCGGTCTCCCCAGCCGAGTCGATCATCCTCATTCGCCGCATCAACAAGGAGAGGTATGGACACGTGGACTAA
- a CDS encoding DUF397 domain-containing protein yields the protein MDTWTKSSYSNNSGGECVEVRVAAARAWIDVRDSRTPDLGHLSFGTAEWRAFLAEADRL from the coding sequence ATGGACACGTGGACTAAGTCGAGCTACAGCAACAACAGCGGGGGCGAGTGTGTCGAGGTCCGCGTGGCCGCAGCTCGCGCGTGGATCGACGTGCGCGACTCCCGGACCCCCGACCTCGGCCACCTCAGCTTCGGGACCGCCGAGTGGCGGGCATTCCTGGCCGAAGCCGACCGGCTGTAG
- a CDS encoding Lrp/AsnC family transcriptional regulator — protein MITAIVMIKADVARIPEVAEAIAEISGVSEVYSVTGGVDLIAMVRVRGHEDLAEVIPGHVNKVPGVLGSDTHIAFHAYSNHDLEAAFSLGME, from the coding sequence GTGATCACCGCGATCGTCATGATCAAGGCCGATGTCGCCCGCATCCCCGAGGTCGCCGAGGCGATCGCCGAGATCAGCGGTGTCAGCGAGGTCTACTCGGTCACCGGCGGCGTCGACCTGATCGCCATGGTGCGCGTGCGCGGCCACGAGGACCTGGCCGAGGTCATCCCCGGCCACGTCAACAAGGTCCCGGGCGTGCTGGGCTCCGACACCCACATCGCCTTCCACGCCTACTCCAACCACGACCTGGAGGCGGCGTTCTCGCTGGGGATGGAGTAG
- a CDS encoding rhomboid family intramembrane serine protease, which produces MAGIPLSDDYPVRRVPTVTYALIAANVVAYLVSPLSLLAFWYGGQALPRECAVEHYFLRWAAVPVELLGGAQVEGSDVCPDPGHTKVAWVSAFTSMFMHGGPAHLIGNMVYLFVFGPVVEDRLGRLRYLGLYLGGGLVATYAFALSQASAEIPLVGASGAISAVLGAYLLVQHRSRVVTLVFIVVPVRLPGWALVGTYFVLQYFLYISMSTYPGSESGVAYAAHVYGFIAGVLGALLMHRIRWRSGMRRSDVY; this is translated from the coding sequence ATGGCGGGTATCCCGCTGAGTGACGACTACCCGGTACGGCGCGTGCCCACGGTGACCTACGCGCTCATCGCCGCGAACGTCGTCGCCTACCTCGTCTCGCCGCTGTCGCTGCTGGCCTTCTGGTACGGGGGCCAGGCTCTGCCCCGCGAGTGCGCCGTCGAGCACTACTTCCTGCGCTGGGCGGCCGTCCCGGTGGAGTTGCTGGGCGGTGCCCAGGTCGAGGGGTCCGACGTCTGCCCCGACCCCGGCCATACCAAGGTCGCCTGGGTGTCGGCCTTCACATCCATGTTCATGCACGGCGGTCCGGCCCACCTCATCGGCAACATGGTCTACCTGTTCGTCTTCGGGCCGGTCGTGGAGGACCGCCTGGGCCGGCTGCGCTACCTCGGCCTCTACTTGGGCGGCGGGCTGGTGGCCACCTACGCGTTCGCCCTCAGCCAGGCGTCGGCGGAGATCCCGCTGGTGGGCGCGTCGGGCGCCATCTCCGCCGTGCTCGGCGCCTACCTGCTCGTGCAGCACCGCAGCCGGGTCGTCACCCTGGTGTTCATCGTGGTCCCGGTGCGCCTGCCCGGCTGGGCGCTCGTGGGCACCTACTTCGTCCTCCAGTATTTTCTCTACATCAGCATGTCGACCTATCCCGGCTCGGAGAGCGGCGTCGCCTACGCGGCCCACGTCTACGGCTTCATCGCCGGGGTCCTCGGCGCGCTGCTGATGCACCGCATACGCTGGCGCTCCGGCATGCGCCGCTCGGACGTGTACTGA
- a CDS encoding DEDD exonuclease domain-containing protein: protein MAEQHTPVQGTLDDLGTPLSESTFVVVDLETTGTRADAAGITEIGAVKVRGGEVVGEFSTLVNPGLPIPPFITLLTGITQAMVAPAPAVDAVLPGFLEFAGLERGAILVAHNAPFDVGFLRAACAEHGHDWPSPQVVDTVRLARRLVTREEVPNHKLGTLAGYFGVPDQPTHRALDDARATVGVLHGLLERLGSFGVDTAEELRRFRSAPTAAQRGKRRIAENVPAAPGVYVFTDAKGDALYVGKSTNLRRRVRTYFTGSEKRGRIREMAALVEGVTPIVCETGLEAEVRELRLIAERKPPYNRRSRNPERSPWLKLTREDFPRLSIVRAVRDDGAPYLGPFGSARAAERAREALHQAFPLRQCTRRITPKNPTAACVLFELGRCGAPCSGAESAADYAVHADAAQSAMTADPSAVVERITAQISELSAQLRYEEAADHRDRLAAFLTAAARSQRLAALSAIPELVAAAPASGDSGALRPGWEVHVVRHGRLVNSGLMEPGADAAEFVSALTGTAESVFPGPGPAPCASAWEMECVLRWLEGPGVRLAESTEGWTCPVNGAEKYRHLTDWDRGGGLSALSHR, encoded by the coding sequence GTGGCCGAGCAGCACACCCCCGTTCAAGGCACCCTCGACGACCTGGGCACTCCTCTGTCGGAGAGCACGTTCGTCGTCGTCGACCTGGAAACCACCGGAACACGCGCCGACGCCGCGGGCATCACCGAGATCGGCGCGGTCAAGGTACGCGGCGGCGAGGTTGTGGGCGAGTTCTCCACACTGGTCAACCCCGGCCTGCCCATCCCGCCGTTCATCACCCTGCTCACCGGCATCACCCAGGCCATGGTCGCCCCGGCGCCGGCCGTCGACGCGGTGCTGCCCGGGTTCCTGGAGTTCGCCGGTTTGGAGCGCGGCGCCATCCTGGTGGCGCACAACGCCCCCTTCGACGTCGGTTTCCTGCGGGCCGCCTGCGCCGAGCACGGCCACGACTGGCCCTCCCCCCAGGTCGTCGACACGGTCCGGCTGGCCCGCCGGCTCGTCACCCGCGAGGAGGTGCCCAACCACAAGCTCGGCACGCTCGCCGGCTACTTCGGTGTGCCCGACCAGCCCACCCACCGCGCCCTCGACGACGCCCGCGCCACCGTGGGCGTGCTGCACGGACTGCTGGAGCGCCTGGGCTCCTTCGGTGTCGACACCGCCGAGGAACTGCGCCGGTTCCGCTCGGCGCCCACCGCGGCCCAGCGCGGCAAGCGCCGCATCGCCGAGAACGTCCCCGCGGCCCCCGGCGTCTACGTCTTCACCGACGCCAAGGGCGACGCCCTGTACGTGGGCAAGAGCACCAACCTGCGCCGCCGCGTGCGCACCTACTTCACGGGCTCGGAGAAGCGCGGGCGCATCCGCGAGATGGCGGCGCTGGTCGAAGGGGTCACCCCCATCGTCTGCGAGACCGGGCTGGAGGCCGAGGTCCGCGAACTGCGGCTGATCGCCGAGCGCAAGCCGCCCTACAACCGGCGCTCACGCAACCCGGAGCGCTCCCCCTGGCTGAAGCTCACCCGCGAGGACTTCCCGCGGCTGTCGATCGTGCGCGCCGTGCGCGACGACGGCGCGCCCTACCTGGGCCCCTTCGGCTCCGCGCGTGCGGCCGAGCGCGCCCGCGAGGCGCTGCACCAGGCGTTTCCGCTACGCCAGTGCACCCGGCGCATCACGCCGAAGAACCCGACGGCCGCCTGCGTGCTGTTCGAGCTGGGCCGCTGCGGCGCGCCGTGCTCGGGCGCCGAATCCGCGGCGGACTACGCCGTGCACGCCGATGCCGCGCAGTCGGCCATGACCGCCGACCCTTCGGCTGTCGTCGAGCGCATCACCGCCCAGATCTCGGAACTGTCGGCGCAACTGCGCTACGAGGAGGCCGCCGACCACCGCGACCGGCTGGCCGCCTTCCTCACCGCCGCGGCGCGCAGCCAGCGCCTCGCCGCGCTGTCGGCCATCCCCGAACTGGTCGCGGCGGCACCCGCCAGCGGCGACTCCGGCGCCCTGCGCCCCGGATGGGAGGTACACGTCGTCCGCCACGGGCGGCTGGTCAACAGCGGCCTGATGGAGCCGGGCGCCGACGCCGCGGAGTTCGTCTCGGCCCTGACGGGCACCGCGGAGTCGGTCTTCCCCGGTCCGGGCCCCGCGCCGTGCGCCAGCGCCTGGGAGATGGAATGCGTGCTGCGCTGGCTTGAGGGCCCCGGCGTGCGGCTGGCCGAATCCACCGAAGGCTGGACATGCCCCGTCAACGGGGCGGAGAAGTATCGCCACCTGACAGACTGGGACCGCGGCGGCGGCCTGTCGGCGCTTTCGCACCGCTGA